In Aegilops tauschii subsp. strangulata cultivar AL8/78 chromosome 3, Aet v6.0, whole genome shotgun sequence, one genomic interval encodes:
- the LOC109731447 gene encoding small ribosomal subunit protein uS7, with the protein MAVAEPVPGGDVKLFNRWTFEDVQVTDISLNDYLAVTSMKHYTFLPHSAGRYSAKRFRKAQCPIIERLTNSLMMHGRNNGKKIMAVRIIKHTMEIIHLLTDANPIQIIVDAIINSGPREDATRIGSAGVVRRQAVDISPLRRVNQAIYLLTTGARESAFRNVKTIAECLADELINAAKGSSNSYAIKKKDEIERVAKANR; encoded by the exons ATGGCGGTCGCGGAGCCGGTGCCCGGGGGCGACGTGAAGCTCTTCAACCGCTGGACCTTCGAGGATGTTCAG GTGACCGACATCTCGCTGAACGACTACCTCGCGGTGACGTCGATGAAGCACTACACTTTCCTGCCGCACTCCGCCGGTCGCTACTCGGCCAAGCGCTTCCGCAAGGCGCAGTGCCCCATCATCGAGCGCCTCACCAACTCCCTCATGATGCACGGGCGCAACAACGGAAAGAAGATCATGGCCGTCCGCATCATCAAGCACACCATGGAGATCATCCACCTCCTCAccgacgccaaccccatccagatcatcGTTGATGCCATCATCAACAG TGGTCCACGTGAGGATGCTACCCGTATTGGGTCTGCTGGTGTTGTGAGGAGGCAGGCTGTGGATATCTCCCCCCTGAGGAGGGTGAACCAGGCTATCTACCTTCTGACCACTGGTGCCAGGGAGAGCGCCTTCAGGAACGTCAAGACCATTGCTGAGTGCCTTGCTGATGAGCTGATCAATGCTGCCAAGGGCTCATCCAACAG CTACGCCATCAAGAAGAAGGACGAGATTGAGCGTGTTGCCAAGGCTAACCGTTAA